Proteins from a single region of Chloroflexota bacterium:
- a CDS encoding BMP family ABC transporter substrate-binding protein produces AYLGLTNLRGKYNMNILYREHTLPEETSDLLREYAESGCDFLHAHGFEYFDQINEVALEYPDLQFLQTSRGAGQDPNVIGLSFVSGEEGYFAGLEACQLTQTGTVAYIVGQTYPNLAWNGDMVKVAGEWLVDQGKIDGCNVEWLEVGDWADPAKAKELTTAGIEQGIDVFILVADAGDSGVVEAIEEARADGKMAWAVSGVKDKNYLGPEFVVGGYEEMVPMQIELAMKAWVDNGNAPVGEAMPVGMRDGAIVLSPTYGILPIEVEEEIFGILACYIEKGADCEMMSPDVQFRTDL; encoded by the coding sequence CGCTTACCTTGGTCTGACCAACTTGCGCGGTAAATACAACATGAACATTCTCTATCGCGAGCATACTCTGCCCGAAGAGACCTCCGATCTGCTGCGCGAATATGCAGAATCCGGTTGTGATTTCCTGCATGCTCACGGTTTCGAGTACTTTGACCAGATAAACGAAGTTGCTCTCGAATATCCCGACTTACAATTCTTACAGACCAGCCGGGGTGCGGGCCAGGACCCCAACGTCATCGGTTTGAGCTTTGTCAGTGGTGAGGAAGGCTACTTCGCCGGATTGGAGGCCTGCCAGCTTACACAGACCGGTACGGTTGCCTATATCGTTGGTCAAACTTACCCCAACCTGGCGTGGAATGGTGATATGGTAAAGGTTGCCGGCGAGTGGCTGGTTGACCAGGGCAAGATCGATGGCTGCAATGTTGAATGGCTCGAGGTCGGCGACTGGGCGGATCCCGCCAAGGCTAAAGAACTGACAACAGCTGGCATTGAGCAGGGTATCGATGTCTTCATCCTGGTTGCCGATGCTGGTGACTCCGGTGTTGTTGAGGCTATCGAAGAAGCTCGCGCAGATGGTAAAATGGCATGGGCGGTCTCTGGTGTGAAGGATAAGAACTATCTTGGCCCAGAATTTGTTGTTGGCGGCTATGAAGAAATGGTCCCCATGCAGATCGAACTGGCTATGAAGGCCTGGGTCGATAACGGTAATGCACCGGTTGGCGAAGCGATGCCCGTTGGTATGCGTGACGGTGCTATTGTCTTGAGCCCGACCTATGGCATTCTGCCGATCGAGGTTGAGGAAGAGATTTTCGGCATCTTGGCCTGCTACATCGAAAAGGGCGCCGATTGTGAGATGATGTCACCTGACGTCCAATTCCGTACTGACCTCTAG
- a CDS encoding ABC transporter ATP-binding protein yields MAESEIVLQLEKMCKTFPGVIANDNVDLDIRRGEIHALLGENGAGKTTLTNCVYGVYQPTSGKIIWKGEEVEIHQARDAIALGIGMVHQHFMLVPPLTVAENVVLGMPMEREPFLNLETVEQQIREQGERYHLRVDPTAQIWTLPVGVQQRVEILKALYREAELLILDEPTAVLTPGEVEDLFLILKKLTDDGLSIIFITHKLEEVMAVCNRVTVLRDGILVNTVNIEDTSAPELAKMMVGREVFLKMDKPELEPGEVLLKLENVNALDDRDLQAVKSISFEVHANEILGVAGVDGNGQTELASVIVGMRKAGSGKVFVKGEETTNFQPIDMIKRNVAYISPDRHHEGLLLDFTITENLIGKTYFASPISKGGIFSKKEVERFVDQSMMDYDVRAPGPQLFAKLLSGGNQQKVILARELSGEPDVIIAAQPARGLDIGATEYVHKQMIEARNRGAAVLLISTELEEILSLSDRIAVMYEGEVMGIIPGKGADTDIHELGELMAGLKRLDSGTPQAKEPQAEEAGEA; encoded by the coding sequence ATGGCAGAATCAGAGATTGTTCTCCAATTGGAGAAGATGTGCAAGACCTTTCCGGGTGTGATTGCCAATGATAACGTCGACCTGGATATCCGGCGGGGTGAAATCCATGCGCTGTTGGGTGAGAATGGTGCCGGAAAAACGACACTTACCAATTGTGTTTATGGCGTTTACCAGCCGACCAGCGGGAAGATTATATGGAAAGGGGAGGAAGTAGAGATCCACCAGGCGCGTGATGCCATTGCTCTAGGGATTGGCATGGTGCACCAGCATTTTATGCTTGTGCCACCGCTGACAGTGGCCGAGAATGTAGTGTTGGGCATGCCCATGGAGCGAGAACCATTTCTTAATCTGGAAACTGTTGAGCAGCAGATCCGAGAGCAGGGTGAACGTTATCATCTGCGTGTAGACCCCACTGCTCAAATCTGGACCCTCCCAGTAGGCGTGCAGCAGCGGGTGGAGATCCTAAAAGCGCTCTATCGAGAGGCTGAACTGCTTATTCTGGATGAGCCGACTGCCGTACTCACCCCTGGTGAGGTTGAGGACTTATTCCTTATTCTAAAGAAACTGACCGATGATGGGCTTTCGATTATTTTTATTACACACAAACTGGAAGAGGTCATGGCGGTCTGTAACCGGGTGACCGTGCTGCGTGATGGAATCCTGGTTAACACTGTAAACATTGAGGACACCAGTGCCCCTGAACTGGCAAAGATGATGGTGGGGCGCGAGGTGTTCTTGAAGATGGATAAGCCCGAGTTAGAGCCTGGGGAGGTTCTGCTAAAGCTGGAAAATGTGAATGCCCTCGATGACCGCGATTTACAGGCGGTCAAGAGTATCTCATTTGAGGTACACGCCAACGAAATACTGGGCGTTGCCGGGGTGGATGGCAACGGGCAGACCGAACTGGCTTCCGTGATTGTCGGTATGCGCAAGGCCGGATCGGGCAAAGTTTTCGTCAAGGGAGAGGAAACGACCAACTTTCAGCCGATCGATATGATTAAGCGCAATGTGGCCTATATCTCACCGGACCGGCACCATGAAGGTTTACTTCTTGATTTCACTATCACTGAGAACCTGATCGGAAAGACCTACTTTGCGTCGCCCATTTCCAAAGGGGGAATCTTCAGCAAGAAAGAAGTCGAAAGATTTGTTGATCAATCGATGATGGATTACGATGTGCGTGCGCCTGGGCCGCAGCTGTTTGCCAAACTGCTATCGGGCGGCAACCAGCAGAAAGTAATCCTGGCCCGCGAGCTAAGCGGCGAGCCTGATGTGATTATTGCCGCTCAACCGGCGCGTGGCCTCGATATTGGCGCTACCGAGTATGTGCATAAGCAAATGATCGAAGCGCGCAATCGAGGGGCGGCGGTACTGCTGATCTCAACCGAGCTGGAAGAAATCCTCTCGCTGTCCGACCGAATTGCCGTCATGTATGAAGGCGAGGTTATGGGCATCATTCCCGGCAAGGGCGCTGACACCGATATCCATGAGCTTGGCGAGTTGATGGCCGGCCTGAAGCGCCTTGATAGCGGCACGCCGCAGGCGAAAGAACCACAAGCTGAGGAGGCTGGGGAAGCCTGA
- a CDS encoding ABC transporter permease produces the protein MNNKKTFQDIWRDYYEKSFNVSIPILAILSAFVVSGFILIAWGANVFEAYGALFSGAFGSPNAIATTLIRSTPLLFTGLAVAYGYRGGFFNIGAEGQLWMGAYAAVWVGATLTNWPGWALIPACMAAAMLFGSLYALLPGILKATRGVNEVLTTLLMNYIAIQFAEWAMRVDHFTRGLELNANGEVPVWSWVSWIGIKDPAQPFPKSPFTAEAAYMPSLKSIMEIPIFVNLFGSSAWYESISSIPAFGRMTLAPVLGVGFVLLMYFIMFRTTIGYKSRAVGINPQAAKAMGINIPRTIIITALISGALAGLAGGMEVLGSQHRIIPKFLVNAGFEGIPVALIGQLHPIGVLLSATFFGALKAGANKMGIITMIPVTVIYVIQALAILFAIAGTTFDVESTLKKRRLMRRQPPEPPSANLSNTEEESHV, from the coding sequence ATGAATAATAAGAAAACCTTTCAAGACATCTGGCGTGACTATTACGAAAAGTCTTTCAACGTATCCATCCCCATCCTGGCGATCTTATCAGCTTTTGTGGTTAGTGGGTTCATCCTCATTGCCTGGGGCGCGAATGTGTTTGAGGCCTACGGCGCGTTGTTCAGCGGCGCTTTCGGCAGCCCCAACGCCATCGCCACCACACTGATCCGCTCAACGCCGCTGCTGTTTACCGGTCTGGCCGTGGCTTACGGCTACCGGGGCGGGTTCTTCAACATCGGTGCGGAAGGGCAGCTGTGGATGGGTGCTTATGCCGCCGTGTGGGTGGGCGCCACCCTGACCAACTGGCCCGGATGGGCTTTGATCCCTGCTTGTATGGCGGCTGCGATGCTCTTTGGCTCGCTATATGCGCTGCTTCCGGGCATCCTCAAAGCGACTCGCGGCGTCAACGAGGTACTCACCACACTGTTAATGAATTATATTGCCATTCAATTTGCTGAGTGGGCTATGCGTGTTGATCATTTTACCCGCGGGCTGGAACTCAATGCGAATGGTGAGGTACCGGTTTGGAGTTGGGTCAGTTGGATTGGTATTAAAGACCCCGCACAGCCCTTCCCCAAATCGCCTTTCACGGCTGAAGCCGCGTATATGCCCTCGCTGAAAAGCATCATGGAAATCCCGATCTTCGTCAATTTGTTCGGAAGTTCAGCCTGGTACGAATCCATTTCTTCAATCCCGGCCTTTGGCCGCATGACCCTGGCGCCGGTTCTGGGTGTGGGTTTTGTTTTGCTGATGTATTTCATCATGTTTCGAACCACTATCGGCTACAAATCTCGCGCCGTCGGTATCAACCCGCAGGCCGCAAAAGCAATGGGTATCAACATCCCCCGGACGATCATTATTACGGCGCTGATCAGCGGCGCGTTGGCCGGGTTGGCTGGTGGTATGGAGGTTTTGGGCAGCCAACACCGCATTATTCCCAAGTTCCTGGTCAACGCCGGGTTCGAAGGTATCCCTGTGGCGCTCATCGGGCAACTCCATCCCATTGGGGTCTTGCTCAGTGCAACGTTCTTTGGCGCCCTCAAAGCAGGGGCGAATAAGATGGGGATCATCACCATGATCCCGGTGACTGTGATCTATGTGATCCAGGCGCTCGCGATCCTGTTCGCCATCGCTGGCACAACCTTTGATGTCGAATCGACCTTGAAGAAACGCAGATTGATGCGGCGGCAGCCACCAGAACCACCATCCGCAAATCTGAGCAACACAGAGGAGGAATCTCATGTTTGA
- a CDS encoding ABC transporter permease, with product MFEDFLTIFITVDFYVAIVRMATPLMLAAIGGLLAEKAGIVTFSLESMMLMGTIGGIIGSGVTGNVWVGVLLAMIFGIIFAMIYAVMAVTVGAHQIVTSVAMNMGALGLTSILYALVFTRGDEVIQEVIVVPGLSIWKIPLLGDIPILGPIFFNHIPIVYVAFIMVPTVWFILYRTSWGLKIRAVGEHPHAADTVGINVFNVRYLTLVFTGALGGLAGVFLSLGMLNSFMENMTAGRGFIAYTAIVFGKWEPLGVMLGTLLFGAADALQLRMQAMGFPVPPQFMTASPYIVTLVILVLVMGKASWPAASALPFKREGK from the coding sequence ATGTTTGAAGACTTCCTTACCATCTTTATCACAGTTGATTTTTATGTCGCGATTGTGCGAATGGCCACACCGCTAATGCTGGCCGCAATCGGCGGCCTGTTGGCAGAGAAAGCCGGAATCGTTACTTTCAGCCTTGAGTCGATGATGCTCATGGGAACTATTGGGGGCATTATTGGCAGCGGTGTGACGGGCAATGTTTGGGTGGGCGTGCTGCTTGCCATGATCTTTGGGATTATCTTTGCCATGATCTATGCCGTTATGGCTGTGACGGTTGGCGCCCACCAGATTGTGACCAGTGTAGCGATGAACATGGGAGCATTGGGTTTGACCAGTATCCTCTATGCGCTTGTATTTACCAGGGGGGATGAGGTTATCCAGGAGGTAATCGTGGTGCCTGGGCTTTCAATATGGAAAATACCACTGCTGGGCGACATTCCAATCCTGGGTCCGATCTTCTTCAACCACATTCCGATCGTCTATGTAGCTTTTATCATGGTGCCGACGGTCTGGTTCATCCTTTACCGCACCTCGTGGGGACTGAAAATACGCGCAGTTGGTGAACACCCTCACGCTGCAGACACAGTGGGAATTAACGTTTTCAATGTACGATATCTGACCTTGGTCTTCACAGGCGCGCTGGGCGGTCTGGCCGGCGTTTTCCTCTCTCTAGGCATGCTCAACTCCTTTATGGAGAACATGACTGCTGGACGGGGTTTCATCGCCTATACGGCCATTGTGTTTGGGAAATGGGAGCCGCTGGGTGTCATGCTTGGAACGCTCTTGTTTGGTGCTGCAGATGCGCTGCAGCTGCGCATGCAGGCGATGGGCTTCCCCGTGCCGCCGCAGTTCATGACCGCTTCGCCGTATATCGTCACATTGGTTATTTTGGTGCTGGTGATGGGCAAGGCCAGCTGGCCGGCTGCTTCAGCGCTGCCGTTTAAACGAGAAGGCAAGTAG
- a CDS encoding site-specific integrase gives MTDDDRGIYKPKRKNKQLTLPGALEKAGAAANQAAARHRFTDYKMRRADETLRRQKTDLELFGQFLEELQVNTGNLFDTPEAWQGVTWGLVEAFLRWQMSKGYALSSINVRLSTIKAFSRMVMQAGFLPPEEYALIRSIQGYTQKEQIRIDQRRQITRIGAKKASSVQISREQARLLKKAHANSPQGRRDALMMCLLLDHGLRVGEVAALSGDNLDLAQGTLRFYRSKVSKVQIHRLTGDTHTTARAYADFGDLPDSAPLLRRSKKNEKLGKAGMSERAITQRVKFLGEKIGLMGLSAHDCRHYWATAAARHGTDPFTLQEAGGWASLAMPRRYIDDNDIANAEVKLD, from the coding sequence ATGACTGATGATGATCGTGGGATTTACAAACCAAAACGGAAAAATAAACAGCTCACGCTGCCGGGCGCGCTGGAGAAGGCTGGAGCAGCGGCAAACCAGGCCGCCGCCCGCCACCGTTTTACGGATTATAAAATGCGGCGTGCAGATGAAACACTACGCCGTCAAAAAACGGACCTGGAATTATTCGGTCAATTCCTAGAAGAACTGCAGGTCAATACCGGGAATCTATTTGATACACCAGAAGCCTGGCAAGGCGTCACCTGGGGTCTTGTTGAAGCCTTTCTAAGGTGGCAAATGAGCAAGGGTTACGCCCTTTCGAGCATAAATGTACGTCTATCTACTATAAAAGCATTTTCAAGGATGGTCATGCAGGCCGGATTTTTACCCCCTGAGGAGTACGCTCTGATCCGATCAATACAGGGCTATACGCAGAAAGAGCAGATTAGAATTGACCAACGACGCCAAATTACCCGTATTGGCGCTAAAAAAGCTTCATCAGTTCAAATTTCTAGAGAGCAGGCGCGATTATTGAAGAAAGCACACGCTAATTCGCCCCAGGGGCGGCGTGACGCCCTGATGATGTGCCTGCTTTTGGATCATGGGCTGCGCGTCGGCGAGGTAGCCGCCCTATCGGGCGACAATCTCGATCTGGCTCAAGGCACCCTTCGTTTTTACCGTTCCAAGGTATCCAAGGTCCAGATTCACCGTCTGACTGGCGATACACATACAACGGCCCGAGCTTATGCGGATTTTGGCGATCTGCCAGACAGCGCTCCCCTGCTGCGCCGCAGCAAGAAAAATGAAAAACTAGGTAAGGCGGGAATGAGCGAACGCGCTATAACGCAGCGCGTCAAATTTCTGGGTGAGAAAATTGGCCTGATGGGACTTAGCGCCCACGATTGCCGCCACTATTGGGCCACAGCAGCAGCACGGCACGGTACAGATCCATTTACCCTACAAGAGGCTGGTGGTTGGGCTTCACTGGCTATGCCCAGGCGTTACATCGATGATAATGATATTGCTAATGCAGAGGTAAAGCTGGACTAA